The Dehalococcoidales bacterium DNA window GCTTTCCCGCGAAGAAGTACTGCATATTGCCAGGTTGGCGCGTCTGGGACTGAGCGACGAAGATGTTGAGACGGCCAGGGAGCAACTCTCCAACATATTGGAGAACTTCGAGGTACTGCAGACGGTAGAAACGAACGATGTTCCACCGACGGCACAGTCCATCAACCTGAGCAACGTGCTCAGGAAGGACGAGGAATGTGCCTCCTTCACGCAGGAGGAGATATTGGCCAATGCGCCCCAGAAGGAAGACGACTCCTTCAGGGTCCGGGCCGTCCTCGAGTAATGGCTGTCGGCCAATTGTACCGGAAAGGTCTCTTCCCGGAGTACCTTACCGTTGGTTACAATGTTGTCGAAGCGGAAGAAAGACTGGAAAGAGACTAACGGGGAGGGGCCTGAAGTTGACTACCGACCGTGACCATCTGACGATTCACGAAGCACACCGTCTACTCGAGGAAAGAAGGTTCTCCTCGGTAGAGCTGACCAGGGCTTGTCTTGACCGCATACGCTATCTCGACGAGAGGGTCGGTGCCGTGGTGACTGTCACCGAGGAGCTTGCCCTCCGGCAGGCGGAGGAGGCGGATAAGCGCATTGCTGCCGGTGATGCCGGTCCACTCACCGGTATCCCGGTGCTGGTCAAGGACAATATGTGCACCAGAGGAGTCCGTACCACCTGCTCCTCGAAAATGCTTCAAAGTTTCGTTCCACCATATAACGCGACCGTAGTTGACAAACTCGAAGAGGCGGGGGCGGTAATCATCGGCAAGGCCAATATGGACGAATTTGCCATGGGCTCGTCAACGGAGCATTCTGCCCTTTTCCCCACTCATAACCCCTGGGACCTGTCCCGCGTACCGGGGGGAAGCAGCGGAGGCTCTGCCGCCGCTGTGGCTGCCGGTGAAGCTATCTTTGCACTTGGCTCGGATACCGGGGGCAGTATCCGCCAGCCGGCCGGTTTCTGCAGCGTCACCGGGCTGAAGCCTACCTACGGCCGTGTGAGCCGCTACGGCCTGGTAGCGTTTGCCAGTTCGCTGGACCAGATTGGCCCGCTGACACAGGATGTTACCGACTGCGCCCTGGTGATGAACGCCATCGCCGGCCACGATAACCGGGACTCCACCTCCGTCCCTGAGCCTGTTCCGGACTATACACAGTGCCTCAACGGGGACGTGAAGGGGCTGAAAATTGGTATTCCGAAGGAGTACTTCGTCGAGGGGATGCAGCCGGAGGTCGAGGACGCGATAAGGGCGGCAATCGGCCAGCTTGAGAAACTGGGTGCCAGCATAGACTGGGAGGTCTCTCTGCCGCACACCCGTCATGCCCTGGCAGTGTACTATGTTATTGCCCCCTCCGAGGCCTCGGCGAACCTGGCCCGCTACGATGGCACCACGTACGGCTTTCGCTATCAGGGTGGGGAAAGCATGTGGGATACGATGGAGAAGACGCGACAGTTCGGCTTCGGGGCCGAGGTCAAGCGGCGCATCATGCTCGGTACCTACGCCTTGTCCGCTGGCTATTATGATGCTTACTACCTGAAAGCACAGAAGGTGCGTACCCTGATACGGCGGGAGTTCGATGAAGCCTTCGAAAAGTTCGATGCCCTGGTGACACCCACGTCGCCCACGGTGCCGTTCACGATGGGAGAGAAGCTGGACGACCCGGTGCAGATGTACCTTTCGGATGTCTGTACCCTGCCGATTAACATTGCCGGCCTGCCCGCAATCTCGATTCCGGCCGGCTTTGCCGACGGTCTGCCGATAGGGATGCAGATAATCGCCAAACCATTCGCCGAGGAGACCATCCTCAGAATTGCCCATACCTACCAGCAGGCGACTGAGTGGCATGAGAAGAGGGCGAGGATAGTGTAGGGGAGTCTCCGAAAAGGTACAGCTTCTCTGGTTTCTCCATTTCTTCTGTTGAGGTGGAGACGAATCAAGGGGGACACCCCCTTGGACCCCCGTTCCAAAGTGGTTGCACTCCTCTGGATACCCCAAAAGGGGAAAAGGGGACGGCTACCGCAGGTAAGAGAAAGTGGAGAGTCCTGGGAAGGCGCAGCCTCTCTGGTTTCTTCTCCTTCCCCTGTTGAGGGGCAGCAGGAATAAAGGGGG harbors:
- the gatC gene encoding Asp-tRNA(Asn)/Glu-tRNA(Gln) amidotransferase subunit GatC, which gives rise to MKLSREEVLHIARLARLGLSDEDVETAREQLSNILENFEVLQTVETNDVPPTAQSINLSNVLRKDEECASFTQEEILANAPQKEDDSFRVRAVLE
- the gatA gene encoding Asp-tRNA(Asn)/Glu-tRNA(Gln) amidotransferase subunit GatA, with protein sequence MTTDRDHLTIHEAHRLLEERRFSSVELTRACLDRIRYLDERVGAVVTVTEELALRQAEEADKRIAAGDAGPLTGIPVLVKDNMCTRGVRTTCSSKMLQSFVPPYNATVVDKLEEAGAVIIGKANMDEFAMGSSTEHSALFPTHNPWDLSRVPGGSSGGSAAAVAAGEAIFALGSDTGGSIRQPAGFCSVTGLKPTYGRVSRYGLVAFASSLDQIGPLTQDVTDCALVMNAIAGHDNRDSTSVPEPVPDYTQCLNGDVKGLKIGIPKEYFVEGMQPEVEDAIRAAIGQLEKLGASIDWEVSLPHTRHALAVYYVIAPSEASANLARYDGTTYGFRYQGGESMWDTMEKTRQFGFGAEVKRRIMLGTYALSAGYYDAYYLKAQKVRTLIRREFDEAFEKFDALVTPTSPTVPFTMGEKLDDPVQMYLSDVCTLPINIAGLPAISIPAGFADGLPIGMQIIAKPFAEETILRIAHTYQQATEWHEKRARIV